A window of Proteus columbae contains these coding sequences:
- a CDS encoding terminase small subunit, with protein MAKPDWGMLQQQFLAEHAITGISPKEWCELKELNYATARRYIKISSVQNAQKTAHKKLRTAQKKECAKESMRNSDIPDAQSNESSNAHDDENTFSLRNYGLTEQQSKFVSEYLIDLNRTGAYKRAGYKGEGNTAYVNATRMLRNAKVSRAITDALAERERRTEITQDAVLKIWWDIATADVNELTEYRRLCCRHCWGFGFNYQWRDSIEFEDAIKKAVVAKKPPPQDEGGYGYDETLDPNPDCPRCNGAGIGRAYFHDTRDLTGPARRVFAGVKEGKFGVEVITRNQDEALKMVAQHLGMLKNKTELTGADGGPVQTTGIDLSHLSLEQLMQLRQK; from the coding sequence ATGGCAAAACCGGATTGGGGGATGCTACAACAACAGTTCCTCGCCGAACATGCTATAACAGGAATATCCCCTAAAGAGTGGTGTGAACTAAAGGAACTAAACTACGCAACAGCTCGACGATATATCAAAATATCCAGTGTGCAGAATGCGCAAAAAACTGCGCACAAGAAATTGCGCACTGCGCAGAAAAAAGAATGCGCAAAAGAGTCAATGCGCAATAGTGATATACCAGATGCGCAGAGTAATGAATCAAGTAATGCGCACGATGATGAAAACACCTTTAGTCTGCGCAATTACGGGCTAACAGAACAACAGAGTAAATTTGTTAGTGAATACCTTATCGACTTAAATCGAACAGGAGCATATAAGCGAGCCGGTTATAAAGGCGAAGGAAATACAGCTTATGTAAATGCTACTCGCATGCTAAGAAATGCTAAGGTTTCACGAGCAATCACAGACGCATTAGCAGAACGGGAACGCAGAACAGAGATAACCCAAGATGCTGTATTAAAAATATGGTGGGATATCGCAACGGCAGATGTTAACGAGTTGACCGAATACCGACGATTATGTTGCCGTCATTGCTGGGGCTTTGGTTTCAATTACCAGTGGCGTGATTCAATAGAGTTTGAAGATGCTATTAAAAAAGCAGTCGTAGCAAAGAAACCGCCTCCACAAGATGAGGGCGGTTACGGTTACGATGAAACATTAGATCCAAATCCTGATTGCCCTCGTTGTAACGGTGCTGGTATTGGCCGTGCGTACTTTCATGATACGCGTGATTTAACAGGGCCAGCGCGTCGAGTATTTGCTGGCGTGAAAGAAGGTAAGTTTGGTGTTGAGGTTATTACTCGTAATCAAGATGAAGCGCTTAAGATGGTTGCACAGCATTTAGGTATGCTAAAGAACAAGACGGAATTAACGGGTGCAGATGGTGGGCCTGTTCAAACAACAGGCATTGACCTTAGCCATTTGAGCTTAGAGCAACTCATGCAGTTGAGGCAAAAATAA
- a CDS encoding SEC-C metal-binding domain-containing protein produces the protein MNRNPPKSVIQILKQEVGFGCPVPGCGNPYLEWHHFDPPWCVENHHRAEGMIALCTHHHKKADSGAYTNEQLIEFKSNKANSEIVKGNFEWRRNKILTLIGGNFFYETPRPLVIDNHDVVSLIRDDNGYLLLNIEMLSVLKEERLIMKENCWENIGKPVDIKCPPSGKKLEIKYENGDYLSIEFYVVNNEDLFFEKFNCKAPDLLEFPLTISEINFNVGGLDLKASPIGTNIQNNQFTGCFSIHCSVGMMLNLGIKWRQNWNLVPVPESRLSPCPCNSGYKYKHCHGQLT, from the coding sequence ATGAATAGAAATCCACCAAAAAGTGTAATTCAAATACTCAAACAAGAAGTAGGATTTGGATGTCCAGTACCTGGATGTGGTAATCCTTATCTTGAATGGCACCATTTTGATCCTCCATGGTGTGTTGAAAATCACCATAGGGCAGAAGGAATGATAGCTTTATGCACTCATCATCATAAAAAAGCTGATAGTGGTGCTTATACAAATGAACAATTAATTGAATTTAAAAGTAATAAGGCTAACTCGGAAATAGTAAAAGGTAACTTTGAGTGGCGACGAAATAAAATATTAACATTGATTGGTGGAAATTTTTTTTATGAAACACCTCGCCCTTTAGTGATAGATAACCATGATGTTGTTTCTTTGATTCGAGATGACAATGGTTATTTATTATTAAATATAGAAATGCTTAGTGTTTTGAAAGAAGAACGTTTGATAATGAAGGAGAATTGCTGGGAAAATATAGGAAAGCCTGTAGATATTAAATGTCCACCTAGTGGTAAAAAACTTGAAATTAAATATGAAAATGGTGATTACCTTTCAATAGAATTTTATGTTGTTAATAATGAAGATTTATTCTTTGAAAAATTTAATTGTAAAGCTCCTGATCTTTTAGAATTTCCGTTAACTATTTCTGAAATTAATTTCAATGTGGGGGGGCTGGATCTAAAAGCATCTCCTATTGGTACAAACATTCAGAACAATCAGTTTACTGGGTGTTTCAGTATCCATTGTAGTGTAGGGATGATGCTGAATTTAGGAATTAAGTGGAGGCAAAATTGGAATCTTGTGCCAGTTCCTGAATCTAGATTATCCCCATGTCCTTGCAACAGTGGCTATAAATATAAGCACTGCCATG